A single region of the Bdellovibrio bacteriovorus genome encodes:
- the speA gene encoding biosynthetic arginine decarboxylase: MSNWSPEKSAELYGINNWGNGYFRINGAGNVSVTPMGASGPSVDLFELTQDLLDRGIRVPIMIRFPEIIKSRVELLNGCFQKAFADHGYKGQYRGVYPIKVNQQRHLVQELVKYGRGFSMGLECGSKPELLVVLALMNTENALIICNGFKDFEYIETAILSQKLGRNTIIVVDRKEELKMIVDTAKKFNARPKIGFRAKLNTQGAGKWVDSSGARSKFGLTAVEIVEGVEYLKNEGMLDCLELLHYHIGSQVPAIQSIKSSLKEGARFYTELYKMGAGLKYIDVGGGLGIDYDGSGHSDSSVNYSEQEYANDIVSVLQTLCDEKGIPHPNIVTESGRFLVAHHSVLVFNVLGVNDLHRHEPPRPATKADPSIMQDMQYIFEKVNKDNINECFNDLEQAKQETLQLFTYGVLSLEQRAWCESMYFAIATKMVKLAKTVSDTEDIIAALSKELCDTYFSNFSVFQSVPDSWAVGQLFPVIPIHRLGEEPSRETTLADLTCDSDGVIEKFIDTESGTPKDTVRLHQFTDGQQYYLGVFLTGAYQEILGDLHNLFGDTDAVHISLNGVGYTIDHYVPGDTVTEVLSYVQYGRSEMVDNVRQATEESIQKGSITKQEAKLLIKHYEEGLSGYTYLEEAE, encoded by the coding sequence ATGTCTAATTGGAGTCCTGAGAAGAGCGCTGAGCTTTATGGGATTAATAACTGGGGCAATGGTTATTTCAGAATCAATGGAGCAGGCAATGTCTCTGTTACTCCAATGGGAGCAAGTGGACCTTCTGTAGACTTGTTCGAACTTACTCAGGATCTTTTGGACCGCGGTATTCGCGTTCCTATCATGATTCGTTTTCCAGAAATTATTAAATCTCGCGTAGAGCTTTTGAACGGTTGCTTCCAAAAAGCTTTCGCGGACCATGGTTACAAAGGCCAATACCGTGGCGTTTACCCGATTAAGGTGAACCAACAACGTCACTTGGTGCAAGAGCTGGTGAAATACGGCCGTGGCTTTTCTATGGGTCTTGAGTGCGGTTCTAAGCCAGAACTTCTTGTCGTTCTTGCTTTGATGAACACGGAAAATGCCTTGATCATCTGCAACGGCTTTAAAGACTTCGAATACATCGAAACCGCAATTCTTTCTCAAAAATTGGGCCGCAACACGATCATCGTTGTTGACCGTAAAGAAGAATTGAAAATGATCGTGGACACAGCGAAGAAGTTCAACGCTCGTCCAAAAATCGGTTTCCGCGCGAAGCTGAACACCCAAGGTGCGGGTAAATGGGTAGACTCTTCAGGCGCTCGCTCTAAGTTCGGTTTGACGGCAGTTGAAATCGTTGAAGGCGTTGAGTACTTGAAAAACGAAGGCATGCTTGATTGCCTTGAGCTTCTTCACTACCACATCGGCTCTCAAGTTCCAGCGATCCAATCTATCAAATCTTCTTTGAAAGAGGGCGCGCGTTTCTATACTGAGCTTTACAAAATGGGTGCAGGCCTTAAATACATCGACGTCGGTGGCGGTCTTGGTATCGACTACGACGGCTCTGGCCACTCTGACAGCTCTGTGAACTATTCTGAACAAGAGTATGCGAACGACATCGTGTCTGTTCTGCAAACTCTTTGTGATGAAAAAGGCATTCCACATCCAAACATCGTGACAGAGTCTGGCCGCTTCTTGGTGGCCCATCACTCGGTTCTCGTTTTCAACGTTTTGGGCGTGAACGATCTTCACCGTCACGAGCCGCCTCGTCCGGCAACAAAAGCAGATCCTTCGATCATGCAAGACATGCAGTACATCTTTGAAAAGGTGAACAAGGACAATATCAACGAATGTTTCAATGACTTAGAACAAGCTAAGCAAGAGACTTTGCAGCTATTCACTTACGGCGTCTTGTCTTTAGAACAACGCGCTTGGTGTGAAAGCATGTACTTCGCTATCGCTACGAAGATGGTGAAGCTGGCGAAAACAGTTTCTGACACAGAAGACATTATCGCGGCTCTTTCTAAAGAACTTTGCGATACTTATTTCTCAAACTTCTCGGTTTTCCAATCGGTTCCAGATTCTTGGGCAGTAGGTCAGTTGTTCCCAGTGATCCCAATTCACCGTTTGGGCGAAGAACCTTCTCGTGAAACTACTCTTGCGGATTTGACTTGCGACTCTGACGGTGTGATTGAAAAATTCATCGACACAGAATCAGGAACTCCGAAGGACACTGTTCGTCTGCACCAATTCACAGACGGTCAACAGTACTACTTGGGCGTGTTCCTGACCGGAGCTTACCAAGAGATCCTGGGCGATCTTCATAACTTGTTCGGCGACACCGATGCAGTTCATATTTCTTTGAACGGTGTAGGCTACACAATTGATCACTACGTACCAGGCGACACGGTAACGGAAGTTCTTTCTTACGTTCAGTACGGCCGCTCTGAAATGGTGGACAATGTTCGTCAAGCTACTGAAGAAAGCATCCAAAAAGGCTCGATCACAAAACAAGAAGCCAAACTTCTGATCAAGCACTACGAAGAAGGCCTCTCCGGTTACACATATCTAGAAGAAGCCGAATAG
- a CDS encoding ABC transporter permease subunit: MMDPIQKYLIKNELTLKRYKRFKRDRTAVISVWILLTMFFFSFTAELWANNRPHIVSYHGKLYFPLFVDYHPTDFGRDDIYVMDYRQLEMKEGDWSVWPIIQWDPYESNKTVDTYPSPPTSTNWIGTDESGRDVMTRLLYGFRYTMLFAIGSWIATYAIGITLGSLMGYLGGKTDLVGQRIVEIVESTPILFVLITIISIFTPSLPLLIIFFALFSWTGISAYMRAQFLSLRKREYVEAARAIGADHKRIIGKHILPNGLTPIVTFAPFFIAGGVNTLSFLDYLGLGLVPPTPSWGELMAQAQKWFTIAEWLVWGPMVAIVLTLTVLINIGLAVRDAFDSKM, translated from the coding sequence ATGATGGATCCAATTCAGAAATATCTTATTAAGAATGAACTTACGCTTAAACGCTACAAGCGCTTTAAGCGCGATCGCACTGCGGTGATCTCTGTTTGGATCCTATTGACGATGTTCTTCTTTAGCTTCACGGCAGAGCTTTGGGCGAACAACCGTCCTCACATCGTGAGCTATCACGGTAAACTTTATTTCCCACTTTTCGTAGACTACCATCCAACTGATTTCGGTCGTGACGATATCTATGTTATGGATTACCGCCAGCTTGAAATGAAAGAGGGCGACTGGTCTGTATGGCCGATCATTCAGTGGGATCCGTACGAAAGTAACAAAACAGTAGATACTTATCCGTCTCCTCCAACTTCTACAAACTGGATTGGGACGGATGAAAGTGGTCGTGACGTGATGACTCGTCTTCTTTACGGGTTCCGTTACACGATGCTTTTTGCTATCGGAAGCTGGATTGCGACTTACGCGATCGGTATCACGTTGGGTTCTTTGATGGGTTACTTGGGTGGTAAAACAGACTTGGTTGGTCAACGTATCGTAGAGATCGTAGAAAGTACGCCGATCCTTTTCGTTTTGATTACGATCATTTCAATCTTCACCCCAAGCTTGCCATTGCTGATCATCTTCTTTGCGTTGTTCAGCTGGACAGGAATTTCCGCTTACATGCGTGCGCAATTCCTTTCGCTAAGAAAGCGTGAGTACGTTGAAGCCGCAAGAGCGATCGGTGCAGATCACAAACGTATTATCGGTAAACATATTCTTCCGAATGGTTTAACTCCGATCGTAACCTTCGCTCCGTTCTTTATCGCCGGTGGCGTAAACACTTTGTCTTTCCTAGATTACTTGGGATTGGGACTTGTTCCTCCAACACCAAGCTGGGGTGAGTTGATGGCCCAAGCGCAAAAATGGTTCACCATCGCCGAGTGGCTAGTATGGGGACCGATGGTCGCGATCGTTCTAACACTGACGGTCCTGATCAACATCGGCCTCGCAGTCCGCGACGCCTTCGACTCGAAAATGTAA
- a CDS encoding cation diffusion facilitator family transporter — protein sequence MASDILSDSANKIRNRAAWISAIASFLIFALKMGAYRITGSTAVLSDALESIVNVVASLVALYVVRFAAQPADHEHPYGHGKAESFSSAFEGGLIFFAALMIIFESIKALIYREPTQQLEIGLLVVAVAALLNLGLGLYLKHIGKTHHSDALKASGAHVISDVLTTAGVMVGLGLVLLTDIQWIDPVVAILVGLQLAYSGYKIVRESLGVLMDEQDEEILEDLTGVLAKCREPGVIDIHHLRIIRSGRFHHVDAHMVIPEYWDIVKAHDLIHRYESCVVAAYKFDGELAFHLDPCKKSYCKACDVLTCPIRQQPYESLRPFTVKSLTDGPRPTNQRAYDNPGST from the coding sequence ATGGCGTCAGATATTCTTTCAGACTCAGCAAATAAAATTAGAAACCGGGCCGCATGGATTTCTGCCATTGCGAGTTTTTTGATTTTTGCTTTGAAGATGGGCGCCTATCGTATCACGGGCTCCACGGCGGTTTTGTCTGATGCTCTTGAAAGCATTGTAAATGTCGTGGCCTCGCTCGTGGCCTTGTACGTCGTTCGTTTTGCTGCGCAACCTGCCGATCATGAACATCCTTATGGACACGGGAAAGCAGAGTCTTTTAGTTCGGCCTTTGAAGGTGGTTTGATCTTTTTCGCGGCCTTGATGATTATTTTCGAAAGTATCAAGGCACTGATCTATCGCGAGCCCACTCAACAATTAGAAATTGGATTGTTGGTAGTGGCTGTTGCGGCTCTTCTTAATTTAGGTTTGGGGTTGTATTTAAAACACATCGGAAAAACCCATCATTCCGATGCACTGAAGGCAAGTGGCGCGCATGTCATTTCTGACGTCTTGACGACGGCTGGTGTGATGGTCGGATTGGGATTGGTTTTGCTGACGGATATTCAGTGGATCGATCCTGTCGTTGCCATCTTAGTCGGACTGCAACTGGCTTATTCCGGTTACAAAATTGTGCGTGAGTCCCTCGGTGTTTTGATGGATGAGCAAGATGAAGAAATCCTGGAAGATCTCACGGGGGTTCTTGCGAAATGTCGCGAGCCCGGAGTGATTGATATTCATCACTTACGCATCATTCGCTCGGGACGCTTTCATCACGTTGATGCCCACATGGTCATCCCGGAATATTGGGATATCGTGAAGGCACACGACCTGATTCACCGCTATGAATCTTGTGTGGTGGCGGCTTATAAGTTTGATGGAGAGCTCGCTTTTCACTTGGACCCGTGTAAAAAATCCTACTGCAAAGCGTGCGATGTATTGACGTGCCCTATTCGACAGCAACCCTATGAGAGTTTGCGTCCCTTCACAGTGAAAAGCTTGACCGACGGCCCTCGTCCGACTAATCAGAGGGCCTATGACAATCCCGGTTCCACGTAG
- a CDS encoding ABC transporter permease subunit, whose amino-acid sequence MIVYLIRRLLLMIPTFFGITVVTFVLINLAPGSPIEQKLQAIRFGAAGGGGGGGGGSINTRGDTSVNEEVIEALKKQYGFDKPLHVRYFIWLKNLTRLDFGESFTYQEPVIDVIKSKFPVSLQFGIASLILTYLVCIPLGVRKAIKAGASFDRVTTILLNLTYSIPPLVLGIFLIVVFAGKLNMFPIGGIQSDDYESLTTMGKLWDRVHHFVLPLICYMIGGFTELSVLMRNSMLDIIKSDFVRTARAKGLSENIVIFKHALRNALIPIATGLGGFFGAFLAGSLIIEQMFNLDGIGLLGYQSVLSRDYNVIMGLTFISSLLLMFGRVFSDIIYVLIDPRIDFK is encoded by the coding sequence TTGATCGTTTACCTGATTCGCCGATTGTTATTGATGATTCCGACGTTTTTCGGGATTACCGTAGTCACCTTTGTGTTGATTAACTTAGCTCCTGGAAGCCCCATCGAGCAGAAGCTTCAAGCCATTCGTTTCGGCGCTGCCGGCGGTGGTGGAGGCGGCGGCGGGGGTAGCATCAATACCCGCGGCGACACCTCGGTTAACGAAGAGGTTATTGAGGCTCTTAAAAAGCAATACGGTTTTGATAAACCCCTTCATGTTCGTTACTTCATCTGGCTAAAAAACCTCACTCGTCTTGATTTCGGTGAAAGTTTTACTTACCAAGAGCCCGTCATCGACGTTATCAAAAGTAAATTCCCGGTTTCCCTGCAGTTCGGTATCGCCTCTCTGATTTTAACCTATTTAGTCTGTATCCCGTTAGGGGTGCGAAAGGCCATCAAGGCCGGAGCTTCCTTTGACCGGGTGACGACGATCTTGCTGAACCTGACGTATTCGATTCCTCCGCTGGTATTGGGTATCTTCTTGATCGTTGTATTCGCGGGTAAACTGAATATGTTCCCTATCGGTGGTATTCAGTCCGACGACTATGAGTCTTTAACGACCATGGGTAAATTGTGGGACCGTGTTCACCACTTCGTTCTTCCTTTGATCTGTTACATGATCGGTGGTTTCACAGAGCTTTCAGTTCTTATGCGTAACTCGATGTTGGATATCATTAAATCTGACTTCGTTCGTACGGCACGCGCGAAAGGTCTTTCTGAAAACATCGTTATTTTTAAACATGCGCTTCGTAATGCTTTGATCCCTATCGCGACAGGTTTGGGTGGTTTCTTCGGAGCCTTCCTTGCGGGCTCGCTGATCATCGAGCAGATGTTTAACTTGGACGGTATCGGTCTTCTTGGATATCAATCTGTTCTTTCACGTGATTATAACGTGATCATGGGATTGACGTTCATTTCATCGTTACTTTTGATGTTTGGCCGCGTATTCAGCGACATCATCTATGTTCTTATCGACCCAAGGATTGACTTCAAATGA
- a CDS encoding peptide-binding protein: MNMKGLLALILSSALTAPAFAAAPNAKAPKGGNFVFNLGGEPPTVHPITATDAYSRYVQNYVCDGMATRDSETYDWKPRLAEKWDISKDNKVFTFHLRKDAVFHDGTPVTADDVKFSFDAIFEPKYEAAHLRPYYEGLTKAEVIDAHTIRFTARDLYFNNFESAATLTVIPKKIYSDIEKSKKMNRQLICAGPYVLSKFDRGQVITLKKFDKWYGNKDAAYAGMYNFDTITMRFYKDENVELERAKKGELDYLDLRVEAFMKKTEGAPWGKTIIKHKVENSAPKSYGFIGWNFRKELFQDRNVRVALAHLLNREEMNKKFRYGMSDLANGAIYLRSEYNPGNKALEFNPKKAQELLAKAGWTDKDKNGVLEKEVNGKRSEFKFTLIYPSKDTEKYYTMYREDLKKAGIDMELKYLEWNSFLKLVDEGNFDAVTMAWGGGSVDPDPKQIWHSASSVAGGSNFIAYKNPEVDKLIDEARVEPNKAKRVAALKKVYAKIAEDAPYAFLFNDKYAFYANSSRMGMPAETFKYEIGRDYWWLKAQ, from the coding sequence ATGAATATGAAGGGTCTCCTAGCTCTTATTTTGAGTTCAGCTTTGACAGCACCCGCTTTTGCAGCAGCACCCAATGCTAAAGCACCAAAAGGCGGAAATTTCGTTTTTAACCTTGGCGGCGAGCCTCCAACGGTTCACCCGATCACAGCTACTGACGCTTACTCACGTTACGTACAAAACTACGTGTGTGATGGTATGGCGACTCGTGACTCTGAGACATACGACTGGAAACCTCGTTTGGCTGAGAAGTGGGACATCTCCAAAGACAATAAAGTATTCACTTTCCACCTTCGCAAAGACGCTGTTTTTCACGACGGCACTCCGGTTACTGCTGACGACGTGAAGTTTTCTTTCGACGCTATCTTTGAACCAAAGTATGAAGCGGCTCACTTGCGCCCTTACTACGAAGGTTTGACGAAAGCGGAAGTTATCGACGCGCACACAATCCGTTTCACGGCGCGTGATCTTTACTTCAACAATTTCGAATCTGCAGCGACATTGACTGTGATCCCTAAGAAGATCTACAGCGATATCGAAAAATCTAAAAAAATGAACCGCCAACTTATCTGCGCGGGTCCTTACGTGCTTTCTAAGTTTGACCGTGGCCAAGTTATCACTTTGAAAAAATTTGATAAATGGTATGGCAACAAAGATGCAGCTTACGCTGGTATGTACAACTTCGACACAATCACTATGCGCTTCTACAAAGATGAAAACGTAGAACTTGAGCGCGCGAAAAAAGGTGAGTTGGATTACCTTGATCTACGTGTTGAAGCCTTCATGAAGAAAACAGAAGGTGCTCCTTGGGGCAAAACAATCATCAAGCACAAAGTTGAAAACAGTGCTCCTAAATCTTACGGCTTCATCGGCTGGAACTTCCGCAAAGAGTTGTTCCAAGACAGAAACGTGCGTGTGGCTTTGGCTCACTTGTTGAACCGTGAAGAGATGAATAAAAAGTTCCGTTACGGCATGTCTGATCTTGCTAACGGTGCGATCTACTTGCGTTCTGAATACAACCCAGGCAACAAAGCTCTAGAGTTCAATCCGAAGAAAGCTCAGGAACTTTTGGCTAAAGCTGGCTGGACTGATAAAGACAAAAACGGCGTTCTAGAAAAAGAAGTGAACGGCAAGCGTTCTGAATTCAAATTCACTTTGATCTACCCATCAAAAGACACTGAAAAATACTACACTATGTATCGTGAAGACTTGAAAAAAGCCGGCATCGATATGGAGTTGAAATATCTTGAGTGGAACTCATTCTTGAAGCTTGTTGACGAAGGCAACTTCGACGCTGTGACAATGGCGTGGGGTGGCGGTTCTGTAGATCCAGATCCAAAACAAATCTGGCACTCTGCGAGCTCTGTAGCGGGTGGATCTAACTTCATCGCTTACAAAAACCCAGAAGTAGACAAATTGATCGACGAAGCTCGTGTTGAGCCGAATAAGGCTAAACGTGTAGCGGCTTTGAAAAAGGTTTACGCTAAAATCGCTGAAGATGCTCCATACGCGTTCCTATTCAACGATAAATACGCTTTCTATGCTAACTCATCTCGCATGGGCATGCCTGCAGAGACATTCAAATATGAGATCGGTAGAGATTACTGGTGGTTGAAGGCTCAATAG
- the leuS gene encoding leucine--tRNA ligase, translating to MSLNFSEIESKWQKKWAEQKAFQAESNSKKPKYYALDMFPYPSGSGLHIGHMASYTPGDIVSRYKRVNGFNVLHPMGYDAFGLPAEQYAIQTGIHPAITTQKAIESFRNTLQSYGFSFDWSREISTCEPSYYKWTQFIFLKLYERGLAYQKEVPVNWCPALKTVLANDEVIDGKSERGGHPVIRVPMKQWMLKITDYAERLLNDLDKVDWPERTKEAQRNWIGKSEGARITFKVDGTSESFEVFTTRPDTLFGVSFMVMAPEHELVKKITTAAEKSSVEAYVEATSRKSEVERKATTDKTGVFTGAYALHPITGEKIPVWIADYVLLDYGTGAIMAVPGHDARDFEFATKFNLPVKRVLEGGDTLPFEGDGTLVNSDFLNGLTKAEAIKKMLSHLESKKLGVREVQYKLRDWLFSRQRYWGEPFPIVHFADGSRGVPVNELPVILPEVADYEPADTGEAPLARNAEWVRYSRDGKEGKRETDTMPGAAGSSWYFLRYIDPKNDQAPFSAEAEKYWMPVDLYVGGPEHTVGHLLYSRFWMKVLFDCGLVTHDEPFQKLLHQGMILGPDGEKMSKSRGNVISPDTIAKSHGADAMRTFISFMGPVDKDKPWAPTGIDGVKRFLDRISRLVVSDEGQYVATKDAAPDDIKKLVHKTIKKVTEDIESMSFNTAISAMMILVNELYKAECRSEEALKPLVQILAPFAPHLAEELWEKMGGEGLCSLAPWPKYDSTLVADDTVTIGVQVNGKMRGTIEVSPTASEDEALAAAKAVAGVSAVLAGKNPDKVIYKAGRILNLIVK from the coding sequence ATGAGTTTGAACTTCTCCGAAATTGAATCGAAATGGCAAAAAAAATGGGCCGAGCAAAAAGCGTTTCAAGCTGAGTCAAATAGCAAGAAACCAAAATACTATGCTCTGGATATGTTCCCCTACCCATCAGGCTCGGGATTGCACATCGGTCATATGGCTTCCTACACCCCCGGCGATATCGTTTCACGCTACAAACGTGTGAACGGCTTTAACGTTCTTCACCCTATGGGCTACGACGCTTTCGGATTACCGGCAGAGCAATATGCCATCCAGACTGGAATCCATCCGGCCATCACAACTCAAAAAGCCATCGAAAGCTTCCGCAACACGCTTCAGTCTTACGGGTTTAGCTTTGATTGGAGCCGCGAGATTTCCACATGCGAACCAAGCTACTACAAGTGGACCCAATTTATTTTCTTAAAACTTTACGAACGCGGCCTGGCTTACCAAAAAGAAGTTCCTGTGAATTGGTGCCCGGCTTTGAAAACAGTTTTGGCGAACGACGAAGTTATCGATGGCAAGTCCGAGCGTGGTGGACATCCTGTCATTCGCGTTCCGATGAAACAGTGGATGCTTAAAATCACAGACTATGCTGAACGTCTTTTGAACGATTTAGACAAAGTAGACTGGCCCGAAAGAACCAAAGAAGCGCAACGCAACTGGATCGGCAAAAGCGAAGGCGCACGTATCACTTTCAAAGTGGACGGTACTTCGGAATCTTTTGAAGTCTTCACAACTCGCCCAGATACATTGTTCGGCGTTAGCTTCATGGTCATGGCTCCAGAACATGAGCTAGTGAAAAAAATCACGACGGCTGCGGAAAAATCTTCGGTAGAAGCTTATGTTGAAGCGACTTCTCGCAAGTCTGAAGTAGAACGCAAAGCTACAACAGATAAGACGGGAGTTTTCACCGGCGCTTACGCTCTTCATCCAATTACAGGTGAAAAAATTCCGGTGTGGATCGCGGACTATGTACTTTTGGACTACGGCACGGGCGCTATCATGGCGGTTCCGGGTCATGATGCTCGCGATTTTGAATTCGCGACAAAATTTAATTTGCCAGTGAAGCGCGTTCTGGAAGGTGGCGACACCTTGCCATTTGAAGGCGATGGCACTTTGGTGAATTCAGATTTCCTTAACGGCCTGACTAAAGCTGAAGCGATTAAAAAAATGCTTTCTCACCTTGAAAGCAAAAAATTAGGCGTGCGCGAAGTTCAATACAAATTACGTGACTGGCTCTTCAGTCGCCAACGCTACTGGGGTGAGCCGTTCCCGATTGTTCACTTCGCGGATGGCTCTCGCGGAGTTCCTGTAAACGAACTTCCAGTGATTCTTCCAGAGGTGGCCGATTATGAACCTGCTGACACGGGTGAGGCTCCACTAGCTCGCAATGCTGAATGGGTTCGTTATTCTCGCGATGGCAAAGAAGGAAAACGCGAAACCGACACTATGCCAGGTGCCGCAGGTTCTTCTTGGTATTTCTTGCGTTATATCGACCCTAAAAATGATCAAGCGCCATTCAGCGCGGAGGCAGAGAAATACTGGATGCCAGTAGATCTTTACGTCGGCGGACCTGAGCACACAGTCGGTCATCTTCTTTACTCCCGTTTCTGGATGAAGGTTCTTTTTGACTGCGGTCTTGTCACTCATGATGAGCCTTTCCAAAAGCTTCTTCACCAAGGAATGATCTTGGGACCTGATGGCGAAAAAATGTCGAAATCTCGTGGAAACGTGATTTCTCCTGACACGATTGCAAAAAGCCATGGCGCCGACGCAATGAGAACATTTATCAGCTTCATGGGCCCGGTCGACAAAGATAAACCTTGGGCGCCAACGGGTATTGACGGTGTGAAGCGTTTCTTGGATCGCATCAGCCGCTTGGTGGTCAGTGATGAAGGCCAATATGTGGCTACAAAAGATGCCGCTCCTGACGACATTAAGAAATTAGTTCATAAAACGATCAAGAAAGTCACAGAAGACATCGAAAGCATGAGCTTTAACACAGCGATCAGCGCCATGATGATCTTGGTGAACGAGCTTTATAAGGCCGAGTGCCGCTCGGAAGAGGCTCTAAAACCGCTGGTGCAAATCTTGGCTCCTTTCGCTCCCCATTTGGCGGAAGAATTGTGGGAAAAAATGGGCGGAGAAGGACTTTGCTCTTTGGCTCCATGGCCAAAATATGATAGTACCCTCGTCGCTGACGACACTGTGACTATCGGCGTGCAAGTGAATGGAAAAATGCGCGGCACGATCGAAGTAAGCCCGACGGCTTCAGAAGACGAAGCTTTAGCGGCGGCGAAAGCCGTGGCCGGAGTGTCTGCAGTTTTAGCTGGAAAAAATCCTGACAAAGTGATTTATAAAGCCGGCAGAATTTTAAATTTGATCGTGAAATAA
- a CDS encoding GGDEF domain-containing response regulator: protein MSFENSSKQPKSRRILVIDDDKDSLEILLEPLRWEGYDARGVTTEKEAHNLIESWIPQVVILDWMAPSMAGLRVLKTIRERLNHVSCVFVSENSSTEAIIEALDSGADDYIVKPFVPLELLARIRTQLRIRDLHEQLLYANEKLKELVDTDDLTGLYNMRSLYQRLDFEMERGRRFHRDVCVVMMDMDYFKTVNDGHDHLFGSYVLSEVGKIIRANTRNIDIPARYGGDEFLVVLTETNHEGAMYFCERLRENIQKTTFRNGEDSIKLTASVGFAITIPGENISARELVRRADHALYDAKRGGRNMVCYYKPEQAPVVELKSAAQKRRKAAG, encoded by the coding sequence ATGAGTTTTGAAAACAGCTCCAAACAACCTAAAAGTCGCCGCATTCTAGTAATCGACGACGATAAAGACAGCTTAGAGATTCTTTTAGAGCCTCTGAGATGGGAAGGCTATGACGCTCGCGGTGTCACCACCGAAAAAGAGGCGCACAACCTTATCGAGTCTTGGATTCCTCAGGTTGTCATCCTGGACTGGATGGCTCCGTCCATGGCGGGCTTGCGAGTTCTAAAAACCATCCGTGAAAGACTGAACCACGTTTCTTGTGTGTTCGTTTCTGAAAATTCCAGCACCGAGGCTATCATCGAAGCTCTAGATTCAGGTGCGGACGATTACATTGTAAAACCTTTTGTTCCTCTTGAATTATTGGCTCGCATCCGTACGCAATTGCGTATTCGCGATTTGCACGAACAACTTCTTTACGCCAACGAAAAGCTGAAAGAGCTTGTTGATACTGACGACTTAACAGGTCTGTATAATATGCGTTCGCTTTATCAGCGTTTGGATTTCGAGATGGAGCGTGGCCGTCGTTTCCACCGTGACGTCTGTGTTGTCATGATGGATATGGATTATTTCAAAACTGTGAATGACGGACATGATCACTTGTTCGGAAGTTATGTTCTTTCGGAAGTGGGTAAAATCATTCGCGCTAACACTCGCAATATTGATATTCCAGCTCGCTACGGTGGAGATGAATTCTTGGTTGTTTTGACGGAAACCAATCACGAAGGCGCTATGTACTTCTGTGAACGTTTGCGTGAGAACATTCAGAAGACGACTTTCCGTAACGGAGAGGACTCAATCAAGTTAACGGCTTCTGTGGGCTTTGCCATCACCATCCCGGGTGAAAATATCAGTGCCCGCGAACTGGTTCGCCGTGCCGACCATGCGCTTTATGATGCGAAACGTGGCGGTCGGAATATGGTTTGTTATTACAAGCCAGAACAGGCTCCCGTGGTGGAACTCAAGTCTGCCGCGCAAAAACGCCGAAAAGCAGCAGGTTAG